A stretch of Catenulispora sp. GP43 DNA encodes these proteins:
- a CDS encoding SMI1/KNR4 family protein: protein MTIEDDDDLALPAALAAIAAIGFPAEAGEDEDDDNDHDDERDEDDAPEHPPVDFEPFEEFLDPDDTADWFRGWTANPDADAGQFRVFGQTADGGYAAFWLVREDAPLAEQPIVFLGSEGETGVVACDLPSFLWLVADGSGPYEAVEHPTRRSKPHPEFTAIAEKHAGTERMTAREVVAAARDEFPDFEDTMVELSR from the coding sequence GTGACTATCGAAGACGACGACGACCTCGCCTTGCCCGCGGCGCTGGCCGCGATAGCCGCGATCGGCTTCCCCGCCGAGGCCGGCGAGGACGAGGACGACGACAACGACCACGATGACGAGCGCGACGAGGACGACGCGCCCGAGCACCCGCCGGTGGACTTCGAACCCTTCGAGGAGTTCCTGGACCCCGACGACACCGCCGACTGGTTCCGCGGCTGGACCGCCAACCCGGACGCCGACGCCGGCCAGTTCCGGGTCTTCGGCCAGACCGCCGACGGCGGCTACGCGGCCTTCTGGCTGGTCCGCGAGGACGCACCGCTGGCCGAGCAGCCGATCGTGTTCCTGGGCTCCGAGGGGGAGACCGGCGTGGTCGCCTGCGACCTGCCCTCCTTCCTGTGGCTGGTGGCCGACGGCTCAGGACCCTACGAGGCGGTGGAGCACCCCACCCGCCGCTCCAAACCGCACCCGGAATTCACGGCCATCGCCGAGAAGCACGCCGGAACCGAGCGCATGACGGCCCGCGAGGTGGTCGCCGCGGCCCGGGACGAGTTCCCGGACTTCGAGGACACCATGGTGGAGCTCTCGCGCTGA
- the asnB gene encoding asparagine synthase (glutamine-hydrolyzing) has product MCGIAGVFGAHDEAMLKRMGDAIAHRGPDGEGVYSDGAHVGYAHRRLAIIDRAHGDQPFLTEDGRYAAVYNGEVYNYRELMAELEALGHTFRTVCDTEVVVRAFAEWGEAAFDRFNGMFSVAIHDTETGKSYLARDHFGIKPLYLASVTGQDGGHRLVFGSEIKAILASGLVQAAPDDQTLYRYLRFRIHEDSDRTFFAGIEKVRPGEVVVVEGSDVQRRMFTTLREDLLADGPRSPFTKDTTKEFKERLTEAIRMRLVGEVPVGTALSGGLDSSTVVAVISKLMKQHAQDVESVGATQNSFSAVFPGSVNDEERYVDAVMAKADGPIECHKIHPNPDEFLEDLADFVRTQEEPTISTGPYAQYKVMQEATKHVTVLLDGQGADEMMAGYLPYYFVYLRQLRKEKQYTKLMREVVSSTDVLSRYGKQVVRGKLGLDKPVDIRQMLDKGFAKQHKGETFSPVPDDLKARLVEDIFANSLPSLLRYEDRNTMRFSLEGRVPFLDFNLVRYLFTLEPEAIIKGGWNKKILRDAVRGLLPDQIVDRRNKIGFTTPEREWFLRIKNHVHTVFRSDSFGSRPYFDQASVLRAFEEFISGKNSDTMLFWRLLNVELWLRTFVDAPGTHVDSTTSAAKEYFAANPGKDIAISTPSSGQVLRFPIQTDAFAKGDDYHTKISEYGAEFAARAAESDEHAEALNSPWFLAVSEKVVAISQGRSYFLWEIKPSFAARKLQKFVVRTPAGIGLGSPETMQLAIQEAGLARIVAASAAGAVGKVVGRKGLFYQLAGPAVRAIDGPTQYSLYPSNVSAKLAPADPGKAASELADRLRRSLTGQAADTFQGVAIIDANDLGCNILGQASTVSEEKIAEIFKDNPLGQGAQRTPLAVVVLPKQK; this is encoded by the coding sequence ATGTGCGGTATCGCGGGCGTCTTCGGGGCCCATGACGAGGCCATGCTCAAGAGGATGGGCGACGCCATCGCCCACCGGGGACCCGACGGCGAGGGCGTCTACAGCGACGGGGCGCACGTCGGCTACGCCCACCGCCGCCTGGCGATCATCGACCGGGCCCACGGCGACCAGCCGTTCCTCACCGAGGACGGCCGCTACGCCGCCGTCTACAACGGCGAGGTCTACAACTACCGCGAGCTGATGGCCGAACTGGAGGCCCTCGGCCACACCTTCCGCACGGTCTGTGACACCGAGGTCGTGGTCCGGGCCTTCGCCGAGTGGGGCGAGGCGGCCTTCGACCGGTTCAACGGCATGTTCTCGGTCGCGATCCACGACACCGAGACCGGCAAGAGCTACCTGGCGCGCGACCACTTCGGCATCAAGCCGCTGTACCTGGCCTCGGTGACCGGCCAGGACGGCGGCCACCGCCTGGTCTTCGGCTCGGAGATCAAGGCGATCCTGGCCTCGGGCCTGGTCCAGGCCGCGCCGGACGACCAGACGCTCTACCGCTACCTGCGCTTCCGCATCCACGAGGACTCCGACCGCACCTTCTTCGCCGGGATCGAGAAGGTCCGCCCCGGCGAGGTCGTGGTCGTCGAGGGTTCCGACGTGCAGCGCCGGATGTTCACCACGCTGCGCGAGGACCTGCTGGCCGACGGCCCGCGCTCGCCGTTCACCAAGGACACCACCAAGGAGTTCAAGGAGCGGCTCACCGAGGCGATCCGGATGCGCCTGGTCGGTGAGGTGCCGGTGGGCACCGCGCTGTCCGGCGGCCTGGACTCCTCGACCGTGGTCGCGGTGATCAGCAAGCTGATGAAGCAGCACGCGCAGGACGTGGAGTCGGTCGGCGCCACGCAGAACAGCTTCTCCGCTGTGTTCCCCGGCAGCGTCAACGACGAGGAGCGCTACGTCGACGCGGTCATGGCCAAGGCCGACGGCCCGATCGAGTGCCACAAGATCCACCCGAACCCGGACGAGTTCTTGGAGGACCTGGCCGACTTCGTGCGCACGCAGGAGGAGCCGACCATCTCCACCGGCCCCTACGCGCAGTACAAGGTGATGCAGGAGGCCACCAAGCACGTCACCGTCCTGCTCGACGGCCAGGGCGCGGACGAGATGATGGCCGGCTACCTGCCGTACTACTTCGTCTACCTGCGCCAGCTGCGCAAGGAGAAGCAGTACACGAAGCTGATGCGCGAGGTGGTCTCCTCCACCGACGTGCTGTCCCGCTACGGCAAGCAGGTCGTGCGCGGCAAGCTCGGCCTGGACAAGCCGGTGGACATCCGGCAGATGCTGGACAAGGGCTTCGCCAAGCAGCACAAGGGCGAGACGTTCAGCCCCGTGCCGGACGACCTGAAGGCGCGCCTGGTCGAGGACATCTTCGCCAACTCGCTGCCCTCGCTGCTGCGTTACGAGGACCGCAACACCATGCGCTTCTCGCTGGAGGGCCGCGTGCCCTTCCTGGACTTCAACCTGGTGCGCTACCTGTTCACGCTGGAGCCCGAGGCGATCATCAAGGGCGGCTGGAACAAGAAGATCCTGCGCGACGCGGTGCGCGGCCTGCTGCCGGACCAGATCGTCGACCGCCGCAACAAGATCGGCTTCACCACGCCGGAGCGCGAGTGGTTCCTGCGGATCAAGAACCACGTGCACACGGTGTTCCGCTCGGACTCCTTCGGTTCGCGGCCGTACTTCGACCAGGCCTCGGTGCTGCGCGCGTTCGAGGAGTTCATCAGCGGCAAGAACAGCGACACCATGCTGTTCTGGCGGCTGCTGAACGTCGAGCTGTGGCTGAGGACCTTCGTGGACGCCCCCGGCACCCACGTGGACTCCACGACCTCGGCGGCCAAGGAGTACTTCGCGGCCAACCCCGGCAAGGACATCGCGATCAGCACGCCGTCCAGCGGGCAGGTGCTGCGCTTCCCGATCCAGACCGACGCCTTCGCCAAGGGCGACGACTACCACACCAAGATCTCCGAGTACGGCGCCGAGTTCGCCGCCCGCGCCGCGGAGTCCGACGAGCACGCCGAGGCGCTGAACAGCCCGTGGTTCCTGGCGGTCAGCGAGAAGGTGGTGGCCATCTCCCAGGGCCGCAGCTACTTCCTGTGGGAGATCAAGCCCTCCTTCGCGGCCCGCAAGCTGCAGAAGTTCGTGGTCCGCACGCCCGCCGGCATTGGCCTCGGCTCCCCGGAGACCATGCAGCTGGCGATCCAGGAGGCGGGCCTGGCGCGCATCGTCGCGGCCTCCGCGGCCGGCGCGGTCGGCAAGGTCGTGGGCCGCAAGGGCCTGTTCTACCAGCTGGCCGGCCCCGCGGTCCGGGCCATCGACGGCCCGACGCAGTACTCGCTGTACCCGTCGAACGTCTCGGCGAAGCTGGCCCCGGCCGACCCGGGCAAGGCCGCCTCCGAGCTCGCCGACCGGCTGCGCAGGTCGCTGACCGGGCAGGCCGCCGACACCTTCCAGGGCGTGGCCATCATCGACGCCAACGACCTGGGCTGCAACATCCTGGGCCAGGCCTCCACGGTCTCCGAGGAGAAGATCGCGGAGATCTTCAAGGACAACCCGCTGGGGCAGGGCGCGCAGCGCACGCCGCTGGCGGTGGTGGTGCTGCCCAAGCAGAAGTAG
- a CDS encoding (Fe-S)-binding protein, whose amino-acid sequence MGENLDDLTSACVHCGFCLPACPTYALTSDENDSPRGRIHLMRQVLEGKAELDDAVAEHVDSCLGCLSCVSACPSGVQYDRIIEEFRPEVERAYAERRGDKAFRELVFGLFPHPARLRVAALGAVAYRRTGVAALVRSSGLLRRFPKLGAMEALMPDTTLRKAWSTLPAQTWPEGETRATVAMLSGCVQRVFFSDVNAATARVLRAEGCRVVVPEQGCCGALSLHAGREQEAERYARRLIDAFRRPAAGTVPLAELDAVVVNVAGCGSTLKQYGELLADDPDYAGPAAEFAAKVRDVSEVLADLEPRAERHRIQARVAYHDACHLAHGQGVRAQPRKLLADIPGLEVAEPAEAAFCCGSAGVHNLVRPEAAEELGRRKAERIRATEPDLVATGNPGCLLQIRRHLGDDTPVVHPIEIIDASIRGLTLNPERRRPTS is encoded by the coding sequence ATGGGCGAGAACCTGGACGACCTGACTTCCGCATGCGTCCACTGCGGGTTCTGCCTTCCGGCGTGCCCCACCTACGCGCTCACCAGTGACGAGAACGACTCGCCGCGCGGCCGCATCCACCTGATGCGCCAGGTGCTCGAGGGCAAGGCCGAGCTCGACGACGCGGTGGCCGAGCACGTCGACTCCTGCCTGGGCTGCCTGTCCTGTGTGAGCGCGTGCCCCTCCGGCGTCCAGTACGACCGGATCATCGAGGAGTTCCGTCCCGAGGTCGAGCGCGCCTACGCCGAGCGCCGCGGCGACAAAGCCTTCCGGGAACTCGTGTTCGGGCTCTTCCCGCACCCGGCGCGGCTGCGGGTGGCGGCCCTCGGCGCGGTGGCGTACCGCCGGACTGGTGTCGCGGCGCTGGTCCGTTCCAGCGGACTGCTGCGCCGCTTCCCGAAGCTCGGCGCCATGGAGGCGCTGATGCCTGACACCACGCTGCGCAAGGCGTGGAGCACGCTGCCGGCACAGACCTGGCCCGAGGGCGAGACCCGCGCCACCGTCGCCATGCTCTCCGGATGCGTGCAGCGGGTGTTCTTCAGCGACGTCAACGCCGCGACCGCGCGGGTGCTGCGCGCTGAGGGCTGCCGCGTCGTGGTGCCGGAGCAGGGCTGCTGCGGCGCCCTGTCGCTGCACGCGGGGCGCGAGCAGGAGGCCGAGCGGTACGCGCGGCGGCTGATCGACGCGTTCCGGCGGCCGGCGGCCGGCACGGTGCCGCTGGCGGAGCTGGACGCGGTCGTGGTCAACGTCGCCGGCTGCGGCTCCACCCTGAAGCAGTACGGCGAACTGCTCGCCGACGACCCGGACTACGCCGGACCGGCCGCGGAGTTCGCGGCGAAGGTCCGCGACGTCTCCGAGGTCCTGGCCGACCTGGAACCGCGCGCCGAACGCCACCGGATCCAGGCCCGCGTCGCCTACCACGACGCCTGCCACCTGGCGCACGGCCAGGGCGTGCGGGCTCAGCCGCGCAAGCTGCTGGCCGACATCCCCGGCCTGGAAGTGGCTGAGCCGGCCGAGGCCGCCTTCTGCTGCGGCTCGGCCGGCGTGCACAACCTGGTGCGCCCGGAGGCGGCCGAGGAGCTGGGACGCCGCAAGGCCGAGCGGATCCGGGCCACCGAGCCCGACCTGGTCGCCACCGGCAACCCCGGCTGCCTGCTGCAGATCCGCCGGCACCTGGGGGACGACACGCCGGTGGTGCACCCGATCGAGATCATCGACGCCTCGATCAGGGGGCTGACGCTCAATCCTGAGCGCCGTCGACCCACTTCGTGA
- the orn gene encoding oligoribonuclease produces the protein MSDRLVWIDCEMTGLDLDKDALIEVAVLVTDSELNVLGDGVDVVIAPPAEELPGLLEGMVEVVREMHTASGLLEELADGVTMAEAQERVLAYVREHVPEAGKAQLAGNSVGTDRGFLARDMPELEQHLHYRIVDVSSIKELARRWYPRVYFNSPKKTGNHRALGDIRDSIAELRYYRDAIFVPQPGPDSETARTLAGRIEAEEAAAATARADS, from the coding sequence ATGAGTGACAGGCTGGTGTGGATCGACTGCGAGATGACCGGGCTCGACCTGGACAAGGACGCTCTGATCGAGGTGGCCGTCCTGGTCACGGACTCGGAGCTGAACGTCCTGGGGGACGGGGTCGACGTGGTGATCGCACCACCGGCCGAGGAACTCCCCGGCCTGCTGGAGGGCATGGTCGAGGTGGTGCGCGAGATGCACACCGCCTCGGGCCTGCTGGAGGAGCTGGCCGACGGCGTCACGATGGCCGAGGCGCAGGAGCGGGTCCTGGCCTACGTGCGCGAGCACGTACCCGAGGCCGGCAAGGCGCAGCTGGCCGGCAACTCCGTCGGCACCGACCGCGGCTTCCTGGCCCGCGACATGCCCGAGCTCGAGCAGCACCTGCACTACCGCATCGTGGACGTCTCCTCGATCAAGGAGCTGGCCCGCCGCTGGTACCCGCGCGTCTACTTCAACTCCCCGAAGAAGACCGGCAACCACCGCGCGCTCGGCGACATCCGCGACTCGATCGCGGAGCTGCGCTACTACCGCGACGCGATCTTCGTCCCGCAGCCCGGCCCGGACTCGGAGACCGCGCGCACCCTGGCCGGCCGGATCGAGGCCGAGGAGGCCGCCGCGGCCACGGCGCGCGCGGACTCCTGA
- a CDS encoding cupin domain-containing protein produces the protein MPLATLADAPRFARDGFTFRPLAVPSRGSAELAVWALELEPGAVSEAHSVDREEVFVVVSGTVAATVAGREATAGPGDAIIVPAHADLRIRNASDQDPARLTVATSVGMRAIVDGAPFTPPWAQ, from the coding sequence ATGCCTTTGGCCACTCTCGCCGACGCCCCGCGCTTCGCCCGCGACGGCTTCACCTTCCGCCCGCTCGCCGTGCCCTCGCGCGGCAGCGCCGAACTGGCCGTCTGGGCCCTGGAGCTGGAACCCGGCGCCGTCAGCGAGGCGCACAGCGTGGACCGCGAGGAGGTCTTCGTGGTGGTCAGCGGCACGGTCGCGGCCACCGTCGCCGGGCGCGAGGCGACCGCCGGCCCGGGCGACGCGATCATCGTGCCGGCGCACGCCGACTTGAGGATCCGCAACGCCAGCGACCAGGACCCGGCGCGGCTCACGGTCGCGACGTCCGTCGGGATGCGGGCGATCGTGGACGGCGCGCCCTTCACGCCGCCGTGGGCCCAGTAG
- a CDS encoding GlxA family transcriptional regulator: MTLTAPRPRLAPTRDRGTVAVLLFRDAPLFESSIPISVFGVDRRVMGLPYYRLLVCAGEAGPLATTGSLRVSTPFGLSGADQAGTVIVPAWRAPGERPPEPALAAVRKAHKEGARLAAFDSGVFVLAAAGVLDGRGATTHWMYAPALARHHRRVKVDARSMQIDHGDVVTGAGAAAGLDLCLYLVRMDHGAEAASALARRLVVGPGRRSGQAAYFDRHLPSELGAGTPIGDAMSWALDHLAEPFDVDEFAKHSAMSRRTFDRRFLEVTGTTPLRWVNSQRVIAAQRILESTDLPVDEVARRSGFASGPAMRANFLRVLGTQPARYREAYLASRARGGREGREG, encoded by the coding sequence ATGACACTGACTGCCCCCCGCCCGCGCCTGGCCCCCACGCGCGACCGGGGTACCGTCGCCGTCCTGCTGTTCAGGGACGCCCCCTTGTTCGAGTCCTCGATACCGATCTCGGTGTTCGGCGTGGACCGGCGGGTGATGGGCCTGCCGTACTACCGGTTACTGGTGTGCGCCGGCGAGGCCGGACCGCTGGCCACCACCGGATCGCTGCGGGTGTCCACGCCGTTCGGCCTGTCCGGCGCCGACCAGGCCGGCACCGTGATCGTGCCGGCCTGGCGGGCGCCGGGCGAGCGGCCTCCGGAACCGGCGCTGGCCGCGGTACGCAAGGCCCACAAGGAGGGCGCGCGGCTGGCCGCGTTCGACTCTGGGGTCTTCGTGCTGGCCGCGGCCGGCGTCCTCGACGGCCGCGGGGCCACCACGCACTGGATGTACGCGCCGGCCCTGGCCCGCCATCACCGCCGGGTGAAGGTGGACGCCCGCTCGATGCAGATCGACCACGGCGACGTGGTCACCGGGGCCGGCGCCGCGGCCGGCCTGGATCTGTGTCTGTACCTGGTCCGCATGGACCACGGCGCGGAGGCGGCCAGCGCGCTGGCCCGCCGCCTGGTGGTGGGGCCGGGCCGGCGCAGCGGCCAGGCCGCGTACTTCGACCGCCACCTGCCCAGCGAACTCGGCGCCGGCACGCCGATCGGCGACGCCATGAGCTGGGCCCTGGACCACCTGGCCGAGCCCTTCGACGTCGACGAGTTCGCCAAACACTCCGCGATGTCCCGCCGCACCTTCGACCGGCGCTTCCTGGAGGTCACCGGCACCACGCCGCTGAGATGGGTGAACTCCCAGCGGGTGATCGCCGCCCAGCGCATCCTGGAGTCCACCGACCTGCCGGTGGACGAGGTGGCCCGGCGCTCCGGCTTCGCCTCGGGCCCGGCGATGCGCGCCAACTTCCTGCGGGTGCTGGGCACCCAGCCCGCGCGCTATCGCGAGGCCTACCTGGCCTCCCGGGCCAGAGGCGGCCGCGAGGGCCGCGAGGGGTAG
- a CDS encoding FAD-linked oxidase C-terminal domain-containing protein: MERTARTDRRQALGAVLRDVVAECGPSLRVLSGQAERRAYETDALTVHRVLPGLVLLPADRSQVAPIVRACVRHGVPYVARGAGTGLSGGALPAESGVVIALAKLNRILDVDPDRRVAIVEPGATNLSISAAAGEYGLYYAPDPSSQVVCTIGGNVAENSGGAHCLKYGFTSHHVLAVETVLPDGGTAVLGSDDIEAPCYDAPGYDLRGVFVGAEGTCGVATRIAVRLLRRPEAVRTLVADFPDVPSACETVSAVIAAGIVPAAIEMMDNLAIRACEDAVHAGYDRQAAASLIIELDGPAEECAEQFEQVSTLCSEHACTRLRIARDAAERAAIWAGRKAAFAAMGRLSPEFLLQDGVVPRTRLAEALAGIADLSAAAGLRVANVFHAGDGNLHPLVLYREADGQGPTAEALAADIAELCVALGGSLSGEHGIGVDKACSMPKMFSPADLTAMDRLRAAFDPSGLCNPGKVFPTPALCGEARAGAYQPHPLEETGKIQRW; this comes from the coding sequence ATGGAGCGGACAGCACGCACGGACCGGCGGCAGGCACTCGGCGCGGTACTCCGGGATGTGGTGGCCGAGTGCGGGCCCAGCCTGCGCGTACTCTCCGGGCAGGCCGAACGGCGGGCGTACGAGACCGACGCGCTCACCGTGCACCGCGTTCTGCCCGGATTGGTACTGCTTCCGGCCGACCGCTCCCAGGTGGCGCCGATCGTGCGCGCCTGCGTCCGGCACGGCGTCCCGTACGTCGCCCGCGGCGCCGGCACCGGGCTGTCCGGCGGCGCGCTGCCGGCCGAATCTGGCGTCGTCATCGCGCTGGCGAAGCTCAACCGGATACTTGATGTTGACCCCGACCGGCGGGTCGCGATCGTGGAGCCGGGCGCGACCAACCTGTCCATCAGCGCGGCGGCCGGCGAATACGGGCTCTACTACGCCCCGGACCCCTCCTCCCAGGTGGTGTGCACGATCGGCGGCAACGTCGCGGAGAACTCCGGCGGCGCGCACTGCCTGAAGTACGGCTTCACCTCGCACCACGTGCTGGCCGTGGAGACCGTGCTGCCCGACGGCGGCACGGCGGTGCTGGGCTCGGACGACATCGAGGCGCCCTGCTACGACGCCCCCGGCTACGACCTGCGCGGCGTCTTCGTCGGCGCCGAGGGGACCTGCGGCGTGGCCACCCGGATCGCGGTCCGGCTGCTGCGCCGGCCCGAAGCGGTGCGCACGCTGGTCGCGGACTTCCCCGACGTGCCCTCGGCCTGCGAGACGGTCAGCGCGGTGATCGCCGCCGGCATCGTGCCGGCCGCCATCGAGATGATGGACAACCTGGCCATCCGGGCCTGCGAGGACGCGGTGCACGCCGGCTACGACCGACAGGCCGCGGCCTCGCTCATCATCGAACTGGACGGTCCGGCCGAGGAGTGCGCCGAGCAGTTCGAGCAGGTCAGCACCCTGTGCTCGGAGCACGCCTGCACCCGGCTGCGCATCGCTCGCGATGCCGCCGAACGCGCCGCCATCTGGGCCGGCCGCAAGGCCGCGTTCGCCGCGATGGGACGGCTCTCGCCGGAGTTCCTGCTCCAGGACGGCGTCGTGCCGCGCACCCGGCTGGCCGAGGCGCTGGCCGGCATCGCGGACCTGTCGGCGGCGGCCGGGTTGCGTGTTGCCAATGTCTTCCACGCCGGCGACGGAAACCTGCATCCGCTCGTTCTGTATCGCGAAGCCGACGGCCAGGGACCGACCGCCGAAGCCCTCGCCGCGGATATCGCAGAGCTCTGTGTCGCCCTCGGCGGCTCGCTGTCCGGCGAGCACGGGATCGGCGTGGACAAGGCGTGCTCGATGCCCAAGATGTTCTCCCCCGCGGACCTGACGGCGATGGACCGTCTGCGCGCCGCGTTCGACCCGTCAGGGCTGTGCAACCCCGGCAAGGTTTTCCCGACTCCCGCGCTGTGCGGCGAGGCCCGGGCCGGGGCCTATCAGCCGCACCCGCTCGAAGAGACCGGAAAGATCCAAAGATGGTAG
- a CDS encoding FAD-binding oxidoreductase: MVGASSSASHADGGPSAAQGTSADGAGAPEPPAGPRSITPTTLKDLRDAVSTVGAVLIRGTGTATTWGAPVRDARTTVSLAGMDRVLDHRPADMTVHVQGGIRLDVLQSELAARGQWLPYDPARSEATIGGLLATGDAGPRRLAYGSLRELVIGATMVFPDGAIAKSGGHVIKNVAGYDLAKLCHGSLGTLGVVAELVLRVHPLPQTSRTVMVRDVNTALAQKLTWALTRSAIEPTAVEWCEPEQVLAVRFDGTADGAAARAAAARSMLTGSLAELDAGEAHSFWESHAARVVAEPGDTVLRAATRPGIDPGLVGALSAFADRAGVKALLTCSPATGAYTVRVTGADAKAHAELVKNWRTSVEAVGGFVMLRRRRPGVDAMVESWGRAPGSVEVMRRVKGNFDPENRFAPGRFAPWF, encoded by the coding sequence ATGGTAGGCGCCTCCTCCTCCGCATCCCACGCCGACGGCGGCCCGTCCGCGGCCCAGGGCACGTCGGCCGACGGCGCCGGTGCGCCCGAACCGCCGGCCGGCCCGCGCTCGATCACCCCGACGACGCTGAAGGACCTGCGCGACGCCGTCTCCACGGTCGGCGCGGTCCTGATACGCGGGACCGGGACGGCGACCACCTGGGGCGCGCCGGTGCGCGACGCGCGCACCACGGTGTCGCTGGCCGGCATGGACCGCGTGCTGGACCACCGCCCGGCCGACATGACGGTGCACGTCCAGGGCGGGATCCGGCTGGACGTGCTGCAGTCCGAACTGGCCGCGCGCGGCCAGTGGCTGCCCTACGACCCGGCCCGTTCGGAGGCCACCATCGGCGGCCTGCTGGCCACCGGCGACGCCGGCCCGCGCCGGCTGGCCTACGGGTCACTGCGCGAACTGGTGATCGGCGCGACGATGGTGTTCCCGGACGGCGCGATCGCCAAGAGCGGCGGGCACGTCATCAAGAACGTCGCCGGCTACGACCTGGCCAAGCTGTGCCACGGCTCGCTGGGCACCCTCGGCGTCGTGGCCGAACTCGTCCTGCGCGTGCACCCGCTGCCGCAGACCTCCCGCACCGTCATGGTGCGCGACGTGAACACCGCGCTGGCCCAGAAGCTCACCTGGGCCCTGACCCGCTCGGCGATCGAGCCCACGGCCGTGGAGTGGTGCGAACCGGAGCAGGTCCTGGCGGTGCGCTTCGACGGAACCGCCGACGGCGCCGCCGCGCGCGCCGCGGCGGCCCGCTCGATGCTCACCGGCAGCCTGGCCGAGCTCGACGCCGGCGAGGCGCACAGCTTCTGGGAGTCGCACGCGGCCCGGGTCGTCGCCGAACCCGGGGACACCGTCCTGCGCGCCGCCACCCGGCCCGGCATCGACCCCGGCTTGGTCGGTGCGCTGTCGGCGTTCGCGGACCGCGCGGGCGTCAAGGCGCTGCTCACGTGCAGCCCGGCCACCGGCGCCTACACGGTCCGGGTCACCGGCGCCGACGCCAAGGCCCATGCCGAACTGGTGAAGAACTGGCGCACCTCGGTCGAGGCCGTCGGCGGCTTCGTGATGCTGCGCCGTCGCCGCCCCGGGGTGGACGCGATGGTGGAGTCCTGGGGCCGTGCGCCGGGCAGCGTCGAGGTGATGCGGCGGGTGAAGGGGAACTTCGACCCGGAGAACCGGTTCGCCCCGGGCCGTTTCGCGCCCTGGTTCTGA
- a CDS encoding DUF6114 domain-containing protein — protein MTEHEEGAPLLFPEAPAPEEGGGARRAFRHWRRTRPFWGGLLVALGGGEMLSLYHTAMKVSIHMGLYGMAGYAVPVLLVVLGLSLIFDPMHRTFYSVLSLLFAVASWMTSNLGGFLIGMLLSMTGASLAFGWTETPQADPEPARRSENETEGLPIS, from the coding sequence GTGACAGAGCACGAAGAAGGCGCGCCCCTCCTCTTCCCGGAGGCCCCGGCCCCCGAGGAAGGCGGCGGGGCGCGCCGTGCCTTCCGGCACTGGCGCCGCACCCGGCCCTTCTGGGGCGGGCTGCTGGTGGCCCTCGGCGGCGGCGAGATGCTCTCGCTCTACCACACGGCCATGAAGGTCAGCATCCACATGGGCCTGTACGGAATGGCCGGCTACGCGGTCCCCGTACTGCTGGTCGTGCTCGGCCTGAGCCTGATCTTCGACCCGATGCACCGCACCTTCTACTCGGTGCTCTCGCTGCTGTTCGCCGTCGCCAGCTGGATGACCAGCAACCTCGGCGGCTTCCTGATCGGCATGCTGCTGTCCATGACCGGCGCCTCGCTGGCGTTCGGCTGGACCGAGACGCCGCAGGCCGACCCGGAGCCGGCGCGCCGGAGCGAGAACGAGACCGAGGGGCTGCCGATCTCCTGA
- a CDS encoding DUF6230 family protein, whose amino-acid sequence MATKREGRVRYRRAAIPGMAALAATGALVVLTAQGALGVQFAISGMPFVVTADHLTGSNFQQYGNLDSALPGNPWLKSSNGQAVVMTSVIGDAKVYNLCQSVNLVGVNLVIRAGTGSTPVHATNLVLDGTDLSGNASFTNIQIGRDASNLTEVPSIEGHAYTFAQQADSVDITDVRQDNYASTASTFSLPNLSMTFQSKGC is encoded by the coding sequence ATGGCGACGAAACGCGAAGGCAGAGTCCGTTACCGCCGGGCCGCGATACCGGGGATGGCCGCGCTGGCCGCCACCGGAGCGCTCGTGGTGCTCACCGCGCAGGGCGCTCTGGGTGTGCAGTTCGCGATCTCCGGGATGCCTTTCGTGGTGACCGCGGACCACCTGACCGGGTCGAACTTCCAGCAGTACGGCAACCTGGACTCCGCGCTGCCCGGCAACCCCTGGCTGAAGAGCAGCAACGGCCAGGCCGTGGTGATGACCTCGGTGATCGGCGATGCCAAGGTCTACAACCTGTGCCAGAGCGTGAACCTGGTCGGGGTCAACCTGGTGATCCGCGCCGGCACCGGATCCACGCCGGTGCACGCGACCAACCTGGTGCTGGACGGCACCGACCTGTCGGGCAACGCGTCCTTCACCAACATCCAGATCGGCCGGGACGCCAGCAACCTGACCGAGGTGCCCAGCATCGAAGGCCACGCGTACACCTTCGCGCAGCAGGCCGACAGCGTGGACATCACGGACGTCCGCCAGGACAACTACGCGTCCACGGCTTCGACGTTCTCGCTGCCGAACCTCAGCATGACCTTCCAGAGCAAGGGCTGCTGA